In the Desulfovermiculus halophilus DSM 18834 genome, GTCCGGGGCCAAATGCAGGGTTGTCATTCCATACCTGCAGGATGGCTGATTCCTGCTCAGGGGTTATTTCCTTTTCCCCTCGGCCTGACCGACGGGGCTGATGCTCGAGAAACGCTTCTTCACCAAGCTCCTTGAGCTGTCTTTTCCACTCATAGACCGTGGTGTAGTGGACCCCAGCTACCTTGGCTGCTTCCTTGGGTCCGATCTGTTTGGCGTGTTTCAGGATAGTAAGTTTTTGTGCTTGACTAAATTGCTTGTTGCCCATGACACTTTCTCCTCTGGTTTAAGCCGGGAGAAAGTGTTACCCTGATTCAAGCCATTTTGTCCGGATTTTTATTACCAAAAACATTTAGCAAGTTGAAAGACGCTCCATCTTTTCAGGGCTACCTAAATTTCAACGATGACGGGAGAAGTTTCGGTTATCCGAAACAGGTGGTCATGTTTTCAGGTGGGCTGGATTCGCTGGCAGGTGCCGTCGACGAAGTGTTGAATGAAAAACGGAAGGTCGTCCTGGTCACTCACAAGTCAACCCCGAAACTCAACAAGCGCCATCGCCGACTGGAAAAGATGATTGCCGACAAGGCTGGGGAAAACGCTCCGCTACATATCGGCGTTCGCGTCAACAAGAACAAAGGACTGAACTACGAGTACACCCAGCGGAGCCGCTCCTTCCTGTATGTGTCTATTGGGGCGACCATCGCAAGGATGCTTAACCTAAAGAGTGTCCGCTTCTATGAGAACGGTGTCATCAGTCTGAATCTTCCGGTCTGTGCTCAGGTGGTCGGCAGCCGGGCCACACGCACTACTCATCCAAGAGTGATCCAGGGATTTCAGAAAATCATCAGTCTGGTGGCTGGCGAGCCGTTTACGATTGAGAATCCTTACATTTGGAAGACCAAGGCCGATGTCGTCGAGGTCATTACCAAGGCTGGTTGCCAGGACATGATCGCGGCATCGACCACCTGCACGCATACCTGGGAAATGACCAAAGATCGTACCCACTGCGGAACCTGCTCCCAGTGCATCGACCGACGGTTTGCCATGATTGCGGCCAAGGCCGATCAGTACGATCCGGTCGCGGCTTATAAGACCGACATTTTTACCCAAGGCAGAAATAAAGACGAAGATAAGATAATGGCAGCCGCCTACCTGGAAAGAGCCAACCAGGTTTGCAATCAGGATGATATCGCCCAGTTCATGGCCAGATTCAGTGAAGTAAGCAGGGTCTTCCGTTACATGGATGAAAATCCAGGGAGTGTGGCTCAAAAGGTATATGACCTCTATAAGCGGCACGCAAAAGAGGTCTGCGATGCGATGAAAACAATGATCGCCAGAAATATAACGGCTATCCTTCAGCGCACGTTGCCTGGAGATTGTCTGCTGCGGACAATGTATGAGTCAGGATCAGTTATCTCCGTTCCGGCCGTTGAACTGGCAATTGAACAACCGGCAAACTATTTCCGTCGACGTGGTGACGTTTGGGAAGTCAGATTTAACAAAGGAGAGCCCATCAAGCTGATAACTGCAAATAAAGGTTCTCAGTATCTCAGCTATCTACTGTCACACCCGAATCAGCCAATTCCTGTAGCCGAGCTTGTTTGCGGCTCTTTTTATGATCCATCCAATGGGATTTTTTCGGCTGGCGAAATCGATGGCGAGGACATTGGAGATGGCTACCAGATAACTCAAGGAATTCCCCTTACTGATGCGGGCGTCATTATCGATGCAAAAGCCAGAGAACAATATCGAGAAAGGATTTCGGAATTATTACAGGACATCGATGAGGCCCGCAATACAGGCAACAAGGAAAAAGAAGAAGAACTTAGGGATGAAATGACGGTGATCGCCTGCGCATTAAATGGCTCAAAGGCAAGGGGTGGAAAACCAAGGACTTTAGGTGACAAAAGGAAAAACGTGAAGGACTCTTTCCGTATAGCTGTAAAGCGTGCCATCGGAAAAATTTCTGAATACGACAGTCCTCTTGGTCAGCATCTTGACTCAAGCATCAAGTTTGGAAACGAGCCTGTTTACAGCCCTGAAGAGGAGATCGTTTGGGAGGTCCGCCCGATAGTCAACGAATGACCCGGGACCACCCAGGAAGAAAAAACTAAAAAATATTTCCGCTACGCCAAATGTAGCCATTGCGACGCCGGATGTAGCGCCTTCCCCAATGAAGGCGCGATCCGGCGTTTTTTATTGGTCAACACAGGGTTGGCCACCGGGCGTGCCAGAACTTCCGAACAAGGAGACTGGCAGTGGCACAAGTCAACAAAGCACACCTCACCCCACCGAAGCGGCGACTCATCGAGCTGATGCAGGACATCAACTTCGGCCGCATCACCAACATTCCGGTCCGCGACGGCGAGCCGGAACTCACCCCCGACACGGTCATCGAGCGCGAGATCAAGCTGGGCGGACAGAGCGGTCCCCGGCCCGAGCGCGACCAGGATGACTTCATCCTCAAGCAAGAGGTCGTGGCGCTGCTGGAGCACCTCGCGCAGATGGGCAGTGGAAAAGTCTGCCTGCTCGAAATCAAGCACGGTCTCCCGTTCCTGATTCGCATCGAGGAACGGGCAGCCTGAACACGTAACGACCTGAACCCTTAGACACTGGACAACAAGCTGGACGCATGGCGGAGGCTGTTGTGGGTGTCGCCGAGCCGAATACGGCAATTGGCGGCGTACCTGCGACCCCTTCGCCCACGCGACAGCTTTGTCCTGTGATCTGGCCCGTGCCGACACCCACGCGGACCTCCTCCTCGCTCCGAGGAGGCCCCGATGGTTTCTCAGAATTCTTACGACGGCATCGACAAGTATGCCGCCGACCTCATTCGGCACAAAGCACGTCAACTCGTAGGCAAGGCCGGATTCACCGAGGACGACAGACCCGACCTCGAACAGGAACTGATGATCGATCTGCTGCAGCGGATGCGGCATTTCAATCCCGCAAAGGCCAAGAAGACCACCTTCATGGCCCGGATCGTCGAACGTCACATCTCCACCATTCTGGAGGCCCGGTTCGCCCAATGCCGGGACTGGCGGCTCTGCCAAACCTCGCTCAACGAACCCCTCGACAACGGTGAAGGCGACACCACCGAGCGGATCGACTTCCTGGACAGCGAAGGCTCTCTGGGAAGCGGCACCCGCGAGACAAGGGAGCGCCTCGCCCATGAGATCCGCATGGATCTCGACCGGGCCATCGCCTCGCTGCCGGAAGAGCTCCGGGATCTGTGCGTGCGCCTGCACGACAGCACCATGGCCGAAGTCGCCCGAGAGATAGGCATTCCCAGAACCACCCTCTACGAGCGGCTGAGCAAGCTGCGGGACGCGTTCAGCGAGGCTGGCCTGACCGACTACCTGTGATCTCCGACGCATCGACTCCGGCTCCGGTAAGTAAGCACCGTGCCGCATGATGCGGCTATCCGGGGCCTCGGAAATCAAAACCTGAACAAAAGAGGAGTTCAACCATGACTCACGACACCTACAAGTACCGTTTTGACGAGTCGGTCCCGGCCCAGGAACTGGAAGACACTTTCATGCTGGCGATGCTGGCCGTCGAAAGCCTGCATGGCCGTTCCCGTGTGCGGATGGAGAGCCGGTTCAATCTGGACAAGGCCCGCCGCACCTGCGTGATCGACGCCTCCACCGATGTCGGCAGCGACCTCGCCCGCATCTTCACCGGCTTCGCCACCAAGGAGTACGGCGAACGTTCGGTCCTGATCGAACGTACCCAGCCGTCAGGTTGCGCCTGTGCCTCAAAGCATCGCGCAGCGCCCGCCGCTGCAGCAGCGGGGGTGGCGTTATGAGCGAGCTGATGACCACCACCTATTCCATGTGGCGGCTGTTCCGCAACTGCCGCATGGCCTGCAAGTGGCGCTACATCGACGAGCTGGTGCCGCTCGAACGCGACCCCAATCTGGCCTTCGGCTCGGTCATTCACGACTGCCTGGAGTGCTGGCACGGCGAGCGGGATCTGGCCAAGGTCCTCGACCACATCGACCGGACCTATCCGAACCGAGCGCAGGACGATCATCAACAGGCCGACTGGCATCTCGCCCGAGCCATGATGAGCGCCTATGCGGAACACTATCCGGCTGAAGCGTTCGAGGTCGTCGCGCTTGAGAAGACCTTCGAAGGTCCCATCGTCAACCCGGCGACCGGGGCGACCTCACGCAGTTTCATTCTCGCCGGGAAGGTGGACGGCATCGTCCGTCAGGATGGCCAGTATTTCCTGCTGGAACACAAAACCGCCTCGCAGATCGACGCCAGCTACCTGGAGCGGCTGTGGACCGATTTCCAGATCATCCTCTACGCCTGGTACCTGGAGCAGACCCTCGGCATCACGGTCAGCGGCATCATCTACAACGTCCTGGTCAAGGCCAAATTGCGCCAGGGAAAAGGTGAGACCGAAGCCGAATTCGAAGCCCGCCGGGCGGAGCTGATTGCCAAGTCGAAAACCGGCAAGAGCAGCGCCAAGCGCAAGCTGGCGGAGGACGACGACACCTTTCAGCAGCGGCTCCAGGAGAAGTACCTCGAGCCGGGCATGTTCCATCGCGAGGTGCTCTACATCTCCCGCGACCAGTTCGAGGAACTGCGGGCGGAGCTGTGGGAGCTCTCCAAGGCCATGCTCGACGCCCGTCGGCGCAACACCTTCTACCGCAACACCAGCTACTGCTTCCAGTACGGACGGCCCTGCGCCTACTTCCAGCTCTGCCGCTCGGGCGGCAACCCCAACGTCATCGAAAACCATTTCCAACGGATCGCCCCGCACGAAGAGCTGCGGGACGGAGCCGGTGAAGACGCCGCTCCGGTGTTTTGAAATCCCAACCATAAGGAGACGAAGCCATGCTTCCCAAGACCAAAAGCAAACCCAAACACACGCTCTCGGACCTCACCGCCCTGGTGTACGGCCCGAGCAAGATCGGCAAGAGCACCTGGTGCTCCAAGGCCGATGACGCACTGTTCCTGGCGACCGAGCCGGGCCTGAACGCCCTGGAGGTGTTTCAGACCCCGATCACCTGCTGGGACGACCTTCTGCAGGCCTGCGCCGAAATCGCCGAGGGCAAGCACGAGTTCAAGACCATCGTCGTCGACACGGTGGATAACGCCTACAAGATGTGCTCGGACTACGTCTGCAAGAAATTCAAGATCGAGCACGAATCCGACCTGGGCTACGGCAAGGGCTACGCGCTGATCAACAACGAGTTCCAGCGCGTCATCAACAAGCTCGCGTTCCTGCCCTACGGGCTGATCCTGATTTCCCACTCCCAGGAGCGGGACATCGAGACCCGGACCGGCAAACACACCCGCATCGTGCCGACGCTGCCGGAAAAGGCGCGGAAGCTGGTCACCGGTCTGGTGGACCTGATCCTGTTCTGCGACCTGGACATGAAAACCGGCGAGGACGGCAAGCCGGTCTGGCAACGCGTGATGCGCACCAAGCCCAGTCCCAACTACGACGCTGGTGACCGCACCGGCCGACTCCCCGAAGTCATCCCCCTCGATTTTTCGAGCTTCGTTAAAGCCTTCAACAACACGGCAGCCGGAGCTGCGGCGAGTGCCGCCCGGCCGAAGCCGGAGCCGACCGCGAGTGCGGCGGCGAAACCTCAACAGTAAGGAGATCCGACCATGGAACACTACGAAAACCAATCCAGCAGCAACCTCGACCTGGCGCAGTTCGACGACGCCTTTGAAACCGCCGAAGTCGAGGAACGTGAGTTCGAGGCCGTCCCCGACGGCAAGTACCAGGTCAACGTCGACCGGGTCGAACTGACCCGCGCCCAGACCTCGGGCAATCCCATGCTCAAATGGACTCTGCGCATTCTCGCGCCGACCCACAAGGGTCGTCTGCTCTGGCGCAACAACGTCATGGCCAGCAACGAGAACATCAAGTGGCTCAAGCAGGACCTCTACACCTGCGGGCTGCAGCTTCAGAAGCTCTCCGACCTGCCGGGCCACCTCGAGCAGCTTCTCAACATCAAGCTGGAGGTGACCAAGCGCACTCGCGGTGAAAACGAGAACATCTACTTCAACCGTCGCATTGTCATGGCCGATGATGCCGGGGCTCCCGGCGCGGCGATGGACGACATGATCCCGTTCTGATGATGGACCGGATCACCGTTGTCGTCGACACCCGCGAACAGGAGCCCTACAGCTTCGATACAGACAAGGTTTCGGCAGTTCGCAAAGCGCTGCCCGCCGGTGATTACTCACTGGTCGGCCTCGAGGAACGGGTGGCGGTGGAGCGTAAATCCCTGACGGATTTCGTCTCCACCGTCATCCGGGGGCGAAAGCGGTTCCACCGCGAGTTGGAAAAGCTCTCTGCCTACGAATCCGCCTGCGTGGTTGTCGAGTGCAACTTTCGCGATCTGGTCGACGGCCGCTACCGCAGCGATGCCCACCCGCACGCGCTGATCGGAACGGTCGCCTCCATCGTCGTCGACTTCGGTGTCCCCGTCTACTTCTGCTCGGACCGGCAGGCCGCCTGCCGTTTTGTCGAGGAGTACCTGACACGTTTTCACCGGAGGATCGCGAGATGCCAAAAAGAAATGAGAGTAACCCGGCGCGACTCCGGGGAAGAATAGAGCGCGTTTACTATGCCGGACCCAAGTTCTCCGCAGGCCGACTGCTCACCCCGACCGGTGAGGAAGTCCAGTTCGCGGGCAATTTGTTCGCCCGGGAAAATCAGCCTGTGGTCCTGCTCGGGTCGTGGGCCACCCATCCCAAATACGGCCGTCAGTTCAAGGTCGACGGGATGGAGCACGACCTCGAACTCGATCCGGAGGGGCTGATCCACTATCTGGCCAACCATCCGGAGATCAAGGGCATTGGTCCGGCCAAGGCCAGATTGATCGTCGAGAGTTTCGGCGACGCCTTTGAAGAAACCCTTCTGAACGACCCCGAGCGCATCGCGCTCAAAGCTCGGCTGCCCCTGGAGGCGGCCAAGCGGCTGCGTGACGAATGGTTGAAGAACCGCAGCGTCAACGCCGTCATGGCCTGGCTGTCGGCATTCGGTCTGACCCATCATCAGGTCACCACCCTGGTAGAAAGGCTCGGCGGCAACTGCCTCGATATCCTGAAGGAAGACCCGTACATCCTCATTCGGGAGATCCGGGGATTCGGCTTCAAGAAGGTCGACAAGATCGCCCGCAAGCTGGGCACCCCCAAGGACCACACCCCTCGTATCCGCGCTGGGTTAAATTTCTGCGTCCGTGAAGCCCTGGACAATGGTCACTGCTGGATCGAATACGAGGATCTGGTGGATCAGGCCAACCTGCTGCTGGTCATGGATGCCTTGGACAGCCGGGTCCGTATCGAGAGCGCCCTCGACGCGCTCATCGAAGAACAGGCGCTTTCCTGCGATTCCCACGGCGGACGTTTCGTGGTCGCTCTGCCGGAGATCGTCCGCATGGAGCGGGAGCTGGCCTCGTTGTTCGGCCAGGCCGAAACACCCAACCCGCATTTCCAGTCCGTCAAGAAGCTCGATGCCCTGATTCGGCGCTGCGCGGCGACGCTGAACGAGAAGCAGCTCGAAGCGGTGCACTCGGCCCTCCACCACAGCATCAGCCTGATTTCGGGTGGAGCCGGTTCGGGCAAGAGCTACACCATTTCGGTCATCAACACTATCTGCGAGGAGAGCGACCTGGAGGTCGTGCTCGCCGCGCCGACCGGTAAGGCCGCCAAGCGCCTGGAGGAAGTCAGCGGTAGCAGCGGCACCACCATCCACCGTCTGCTCGGCTATGACGGCAAGGGTTTCTCGCGTAGCAAGGAGAACCCCATCGATGCCGATGTCCTGGTGGTCGACGAGTTTTCGATGGTCGATGTGCCCCTGGCATGGCACTTGTTCGAGGCGGTCGATCTGTCGCGGACCACGGTGCTGCTGGTCGGCGATCACAACCAACTTCCGCCGGTGGGACCCGGAAACATCCTACGCGATCTGATCCAGACACGCGCCATCCCCACAGTCATCCTCGACAAGGTCGTGCGTCAGGCGGGCGTCCTCAAGGAGAACTGCACCGCCGTTCTCAAGGGCGAGGTGCGCAAGACCAGCGAGGCGTCGGTGGGCGGATGCCGGGATTGGTATCTGGTGGATCAGTTCACCGACCCGATGGCGGCACGCTCGTTCCTGCTGGAGTTGTTTCAGGAGCGGCTCGACGCCCTGGGTTTCGACATCATCAAGGACGTGCAGGTGCTGACGCCGACCCACAAGGGACCGCTCGGCACCAAGGAATTGAACGAGGAACTGCAGCGGCTCATCCAGCGCAAACTCTGGAACACCGAAGTGCCGCCGGTCGCTATGGGCCGCCGCGCTCCGTTTCTCAAGCACGACAAGGTCATCCAGACCCGGAACAATTACGACCTGAATGTGATGAACGGTGCCATCGGCCATGTGGTCGATGTCCTCGCGAACGGCACCCTGGTCATCGACTTCGACGGCATGCCGGTGGAGATGGAAAAGGGTTCGCCCGACCTGCAGGATCTGCAGCTCGCCTATGCGCTCACCATCCACAAAACCCAGGGTTCCGAATTCCCCTGCGCCGTGGTGGTGGTCCACAAGGCACATTCCTTCATGCACCACCGCAATCTGCTCTACACCGGGGTGACTCGTGCCCGGCGCACCGCCATTGTCCTGGGTGACCATTGGGGCATCCAGAACTGCGCCAAGCGTTGCCAGGTGGATGACCGCCGGACCTTTATGCCCCTGTTCCTGGACGCCGCCCAACACGCGGAAGCCGATTTCGCCCGTGTCGCGGAGGCCGAATGAGTATGGGCGGAACGGATAACGTCAGGGAGTATTACCGGCTCGTCACCGAAATGGACATCGGTGACGTGGCCCGGGAACTCCTGCCGGGACGGATCACCCAGGAGACCGGCCAGCGCTTGATGTGCGACTGCCCCAACCATCAGAGCCAGTCACGCCTGTCGCTGCACGTGATGCTCGACAAGCAGGGCTGGTACTGCTTCGGCTGCGGAGTCGGCGGTGATGTGCTGCAGCTCGTGGAGTTCATTCAGACGGGCTCGGTCACCGCCGGGCAATCCGGCCCGATGCCGGACAGCCACCGCCAGGCCCGGGACTATCTCGCCAAAAAGGCGGGCTTGCCGCCGCTGTCGCGCTATGGCCTCAGCCAGGAGCGTCTGGCCCAGACAGAGGCCGACCGCGCCTTCGAACTGCGGGTCAAGGACGCGCTGACCTCGCTGGCCAGGCTTTACCACGCCAGACTCAAGGAGTCTCCGGAGGTCCTCGACTGGCTGAAATCCAAATACGCCCTGAGCGAGGAGACCATCGACGATCTCCTGATCGGCTACGCGGACAACGCGTCCGGCGCGGTCGCCCAACTGACCGGGGGTGAGGACGGTTTTTCCAAGCGGGAGCTCGCCGCCACCGGCGCTTTCCGTCCCACCAGCCAGGACGGCCTGACGCCATTTTTCGAGCGCCGCATCATCTTTCCCTACTGGAGCCGTGGCCGGGTAGTGTTCATGATCGGCCGCAAGACGCCGTGGACCCCGGACGTGGGCTGGGAGCAAGGGAAATACAAGAAACTGCCGGTTCATGACGAGCACCAGCGGCCCTACGTCGCCGACTTCATCAACAACGCGCTGCTGTTCAACGAGGACTGTCTGCTGGCCCGGCCCGGCAAGGTGATCATCACCGAGGGGGTGACCGATTGCCTGGCGCTGATGCAACTGGGCCTGCCCACCGTGTCGCCGGTCACCGTCCGCATCCGGGCCGCCGATTGGGAGCGCCTGATCCCCAAGCTGCGCGGCGTCGAAACCGTATACATCTGCCAGGACAACGAACTCTCCCAGGCCGGTCTCAAAGGGGCGCTGCAAACCGCCCGCACCCTGGCCGAACACAAGATCGACACCCGCCTGGTGACGCTGCCTCTGTCGGAGACACAGATCTCGGCCCGGCAGGAGCTGACCGAACGGTTCAGCCTGACGGCGAGCGTGGGGCCGAAGGAGCTGGCCAAGCTGCTGGCGGGGCGTTCCGCTCAGGAAATTCAGGCGGCCGAGACGCTTCTCGCCACCGCCAAGATCGACGTCAACGATTACATTGCCGCCGGGCATACCCGGGAGGATTTCGAACGTCTACTCGCCGAGGCCAGCACGCCCATCGAGTTCGGCGTGCGCTCGCTGCCCGAGGGCGCTGAAGAGGAGGAACGCAACCGCCTGCTCGAACCGATCCTGGGGGAGATTTCCGAGCAGTCGCCGCTGGAACAGTCCCGCCTGCTGAAGCTGGTGCAGGAGCGCATCGGCGGTGGCGTTTCGATGGCCACCCTGAAGGAACAAATCCGCGCCATCCAGAAGGACCGAAAGGTCGAGTTCCGCAACGAAAAGAAAAAGGCCAAGCGGATGTCCGGCGCGATGCCCGGATCATGCCGCGCCCGGGTTGACGAGGTGCTGATCGACACGGAACTGGAGAACGGCGCTCCCGACTACACCCTGACCGCCGAGGCCGCCTACGACTGGTTCACCGCCAACGGTGCCCAG is a window encoding:
- a CDS encoding PD-(D/E)XK nuclease family protein; amino-acid sequence: MSELMTTTYSMWRLFRNCRMACKWRYIDELVPLERDPNLAFGSVIHDCLECWHGERDLAKVLDHIDRTYPNRAQDDHQQADWHLARAMMSAYAEHYPAEAFEVVALEKTFEGPIVNPATGATSRSFILAGKVDGIVRQDGQYFLLEHKTASQIDASYLERLWTDFQIILYAWYLEQTLGITVSGIIYNVLVKAKLRQGKGETEAEFEARRAELIAKSKTGKSSAKRKLAEDDDTFQQRLQEKYLEPGMFHREVLYISRDQFEELRAELWELSKAMLDARRRNTFYRNTSYCFQYGRPCAYFQLCRSGGNPNVIENHFQRIAPHEELRDGAGEDAAPVF
- a CDS encoding DUF669 domain-containing protein, giving the protein MEHYENQSSSNLDLAQFDDAFETAEVEEREFEAVPDGKYQVNVDRVELTRAQTSGNPMLKWTLRILAPTHKGRLLWRNNVMASNENIKWLKQDLYTCGLQLQKLSDLPGHLEQLLNIKLEVTKRTRGENENIYFNRRIVMADDAGAPGAAMDDMIPF
- a CDS encoding helix-turn-helix domain containing protein, whose amino-acid sequence is MGNKQFSQAQKLTILKHAKQIGPKEAAKVAGVHYTTVYEWKRQLKELGEEAFLEHQPRRSGRGEKEITPEQESAILQVWNDNPAFGPG
- a CDS encoding 7-cyano-7-deazaguanine synthase, which gives rise to MSGFLLPKTFSKLKDAPSFQGYLNFNDDGRSFGYPKQVVMFSGGLDSLAGAVDEVLNEKRKVVLVTHKSTPKLNKRHRRLEKMIADKAGENAPLHIGVRVNKNKGLNYEYTQRSRSFLYVSIGATIARMLNLKSVRFYENGVISLNLPVCAQVVGSRATRTTHPRVIQGFQKIISLVAGEPFTIENPYIWKTKADVVEVITKAGCQDMIAASTTCTHTWEMTKDRTHCGTCSQCIDRRFAMIAAKADQYDPVAAYKTDIFTQGRNKDEDKIMAAAYLERANQVCNQDDIAQFMARFSEVSRVFRYMDENPGSVAQKVYDLYKRHAKEVCDAMKTMIARNITAILQRTLPGDCLLRTMYESGSVISVPAVELAIEQPANYFRRRGDVWEVRFNKGEPIKLITANKGSQYLSYLLSHPNQPIPVAELVCGSFYDPSNGIFSAGEIDGEDIGDGYQITQGIPLTDAGVIIDAKAREQYRERISELLQDIDEARNTGNKEKEEELRDEMTVIACALNGSKARGGKPRTLGDKRKNVKDSFRIAVKRAIGKISEYDSPLGQHLDSSIKFGNEPVYSPEEEIVWEVRPIVNE
- a CDS encoding sigma-70 family RNA polymerase sigma factor; the protein is MVSQNSYDGIDKYAADLIRHKARQLVGKAGFTEDDRPDLEQELMIDLLQRMRHFNPAKAKKTTFMARIVERHISTILEARFAQCRDWRLCQTSLNEPLDNGEGDTTERIDFLDSEGSLGSGTRETRERLAHEIRMDLDRAIASLPEELRDLCVRLHDSTMAEVAREIGIPRTTLYERLSKLRDAFSEAGLTDYL
- a CDS encoding CHC2 zinc finger domain-containing protein; this translates as MGGTDNVREYYRLVTEMDIGDVARELLPGRITQETGQRLMCDCPNHQSQSRLSLHVMLDKQGWYCFGCGVGGDVLQLVEFIQTGSVTAGQSGPMPDSHRQARDYLAKKAGLPPLSRYGLSQERLAQTEADRAFELRVKDALTSLARLYHARLKESPEVLDWLKSKYALSEETIDDLLIGYADNASGAVAQLTGGEDGFSKRELAATGAFRPTSQDGLTPFFERRIIFPYWSRGRVVFMIGRKTPWTPDVGWEQGKYKKLPVHDEHQRPYVADFINNALLFNEDCLLARPGKVIITEGVTDCLALMQLGLPTVSPVTVRIRAADWERLIPKLRGVETVYICQDNELSQAGLKGALQTARTLAEHKIDTRLVTLPLSETQISARQELTERFSLTASVGPKELAKLLAGRSAQEIQAAETLLATAKIDVNDYIAAGHTREDFERLLAEASTPIEFGVRSLPEGAEEEERNRLLEPILGEISEQSPLEQSRLLKLVQERIGGGVSMATLKEQIRAIQKDRKVEFRNEKKKAKRMSGAMPGSCRARVDEVLIDTELENGAPDYTLTAEAAYDWFTANGAQFFHTLQGEPFMYFDNAIYWMDSPDRGRKRHYAAMLYKHTGMVPTTGGGRTFFEVLPSLAMIRGQVRDHFSWLHTDVASYTVYFNLNNPEHEIAKITPDEIQIMKNGGNEDGIILDGSRKMKPLKFLPDADLEEADRLLVDLLVGNMTCPQGDRFLILSWLSCFLLIDFAGTRPMTRFEGSAGSGKTTASKITSTLLYGEPQHKKATDAANYTDGSQNPLIVLDNIEAKQMTEDLTTFMLTSITGIAKEKRKSGTDSETITERTKCLLNTTGIEPLCGELSEILSRSFVINFDLANQASDCFLESEVISAIQQNRDLIISAIMKRTSHVLAMIRDGAQKQVMRLLHRTMPTHGKRRCNDYLSLMYLMMLAGSEEHEVTTGLEELSPLFIEQIHSINDTSQEMARESNPIATALASLFHAYRNAVELDEKARYGEDDRANHVVGFIERYQVRFENENTMEPVSAGRLLAALRRVGREFNLEFEYKKPAQLGRRISNDLDVIRDAGFDIDRHRNAHTKNFEYWISANRWK
- a CDS encoding ATP-binding protein, whose amino-acid sequence is MLPKTKSKPKHTLSDLTALVYGPSKIGKSTWCSKADDALFLATEPGLNALEVFQTPITCWDDLLQACAEIAEGKHEFKTIVVDTVDNAYKMCSDYVCKKFKIEHESDLGYGKGYALINNEFQRVINKLAFLPYGLILISHSQERDIETRTGKHTRIVPTLPEKARKLVTGLVDLILFCDLDMKTGEDGKPVWQRVMRTKPSPNYDAGDRTGRLPEVIPLDFSSFVKAFNNTAAGAAASAARPKPEPTASAAAKPQQ
- a CDS encoding SF1B family DNA helicase RecD2; the encoded protein is MPKRNESNPARLRGRIERVYYAGPKFSAGRLLTPTGEEVQFAGNLFARENQPVVLLGSWATHPKYGRQFKVDGMEHDLELDPEGLIHYLANHPEIKGIGPAKARLIVESFGDAFEETLLNDPERIALKARLPLEAAKRLRDEWLKNRSVNAVMAWLSAFGLTHHQVTTLVERLGGNCLDILKEDPYILIREIRGFGFKKVDKIARKLGTPKDHTPRIRAGLNFCVREALDNGHCWIEYEDLVDQANLLLVMDALDSRVRIESALDALIEEQALSCDSHGGRFVVALPEIVRMERELASLFGQAETPNPHFQSVKKLDALIRRCAATLNEKQLEAVHSALHHSISLISGGAGSGKSYTISVINTICEESDLEVVLAAPTGKAAKRLEEVSGSSGTTIHRLLGYDGKGFSRSKENPIDADVLVVDEFSMVDVPLAWHLFEAVDLSRTTVLLVGDHNQLPPVGPGNILRDLIQTRAIPTVILDKVVRQAGVLKENCTAVLKGEVRKTSEASVGGCRDWYLVDQFTDPMAARSFLLELFQERLDALGFDIIKDVQVLTPTHKGPLGTKELNEELQRLIQRKLWNTEVPPVAMGRRAPFLKHDKVIQTRNNYDLNVMNGAIGHVVDVLANGTLVIDFDGMPVEMEKGSPDLQDLQLAYALTIHKTQGSEFPCAVVVVHKAHSFMHHRNLLYTGVTRARRTAIVLGDHWGIQNCAKRCQVDDRRTFMPLFLDAAQHAEADFARVAEAE
- a CDS encoding ERCC4 domain-containing protein produces the protein MMDRITVVVDTREQEPYSFDTDKVSAVRKALPAGDYSLVGLEERVAVERKSLTDFVSTVIRGRKRFHRELEKLSAYESACVVVECNFRDLVDGRYRSDAHPHALIGTVASIVVDFGVPVYFCSDRQAACRFVEEYLTRFHRRIARCQKEMRVTRRDSGEE